tTGAGGAAGGACAGCTTCTATTTCTCAATTAACACCAAATTAAATAGAGAGAATacaaaaagttgaaaatagaataattaaGAGACCAAATGAGTAAATGCCGATAAGTCAATATCTATAATAATtaccttgaaaaaaaaaatagctataATAAAGTAAatagtcttatttttttttctttctttatttgaagaataataataaaattatataagaatCAAGGTGTGGGAAAACGGAAAAGACAAAAGTAATGAGAAATAACAGTAGGTCGAAAAGCATGGTttatcatttcatttccttccatttaatcattatatttttttcaaaatttcaaataaaatataaaaagtaatttaacttttttaaatctcaaaataaaaattatattaaaaaaatatattctaacattatattattcaactttcatcccatctgtataaccaaacgtgCGAGTCCACGATTGTAGAACTTCCTATTCCATCAGCCACCATTTCTTagtaatatatttgaaataatatGTGGAccgtaaaaatatataataagtcagataatatttttatgagtaatgctacatataattatttttacatattctttatgCATTTAactaatgtgattgactgtattaattttttttaatatacaatcaattacatcaatagattgtacaaaaaaaaaatataaaaataactacatatagaatttttgtaaaaatatataacttccTATTCCATTAGCCACCACTTCTTATTATACACCATTGCTCATGTGGTGTATAATAAGTCATAGAGCATAAATGCTTGCACGCAAAACTGAAgtgattatttataaatttgtattGCTCGACCTGCAAAGAAACGAGTTTTATGCATGCTTGGAACAACAATGTCCAAGGGCAGCAGCCAAACTCATTGAGCAATTGTACGTACATAAGCTGGCAGATCAGATTCAAGATCTCGGTGAAACCCAATTCAATGGTATGGACAACTATTTCCAGCTTTGGCCCactttcccttcattttctttGGTTTAATTCAAGTCATGAAACAAACTTTGAATAATGGTAATAACTTTATTCAACTCGTCCACTAAAAGAAAGTAGGCGAAGACTATCTGTTTGTTTTTACattcattctcattttatctcatttaattattataatttttttaaaatttcacattaaataaaataaataattctcttttttcaaatctcaaaataaaagtaatattaaaaaaatatattctaataaaattttatttaattttaaaacttttatcttaactcatttcatctatAAAAACAAATGATGGCAGTTTGAAAATGTGTTTCCACTTTCCATGAGTTTATTGTGCATTTGATGTCGTAAGCTAAACATACATCGTTGCTATTTTTTCTTCTAGCTTGTCTTGTCAGAGAAATTTGGAAATCGGCCCAAGTGCAACAGACCCCCACTCCAGTCTATAAAAACACAAGCTCTAAGATTCTATGCATCCAATAGATCAACAATATGGGTTTATCGCTTTTCCCGTTCATGTTAATTCGTTTGCTTTCATTTTTCTCGCTGGTGCATATACTTATGCTCGCTTATGCTTCTTCTTTCACGGAAATCCTTTGCCGGGATGATGAGAGTGCAGCCTTGCTGCAATTCAAGGAAAGCTTTGTCATCATTAATCAATCCAAATCTCACGATCCTTCTGCTTATCCAAAGGTCTCCTCTTGGACACTGGAAGGAGACAATCGTGATTGCTGCTTATGGGATGCAGTTGAGTGCGATGAAGACACAGGTCATGTCACTGGCCTCGACCTCAGTAGCGGTCGTCTCTATGGTTCTCTTGCTCCCAACAGCAGCCTTTTCCGCCTTGTTCACCTTCAAAGCCTTAATCTCGCCTACAATCACTTTAACTACTCCCAAATCCCGTCCCAGGTAAGTAATCTTTCAACACTCGCGTATCTCAATCTCTCTGCTTCTATGTTTTCGGGTCAAATTCCATtacaaatttcacaattatCAAACTTGTCATCCCTTGATCTGTCCGACAACCATGATCTCTATTCTGGAAAACAGCTTTTGAAACTCGAGTCTGGCCTAATAAGCCTAGTTGGAAATTTGACTCGCCTACAAAGGCTTCATTTAAACTATGTGAACATAAGCTCTGTGGTGCCTCGTATCTTGGCAAGTTTGTCATCTTTGACGTCCATCCATCTTCAATATTGTGGATTGCAAGGAAATATTCCAGTGGGCATATTTAAGCTACCAAATTTGAAGGTTCTTGATGTGGCTTACAATGAAGGTCTCACTGGTTATTTGTCTGAGTTCACATGGAGTAGCCCCCTTGAGGTTTTGAACCTCGCATACACAAGTTTTTTAGGTGAGATACCCACTTCAATAGGAAACCTGGGCTCCCTGAATAAGTTGGATTTGCGGAGTTGCAACTTTTCGGGGTTCATTCCCTCTTCCCTCGGTAACCTCACAAGCCTCATTTATCTTGAGATTTCAAATAATTCTTTCGTGGGTAAGATCCCATCATCAATTGGAAACCTCATCCAACTCTCCGTTCTAGATCTCTTCATCAATCAATTGATAGGTCGAATCCCGTTTGAACTTGGAAATCTAACACAACTAAGTTACCTTTCTCTAGGCTATAACCTACTTGAGGGAGAAATTCCTTTCCCTCTAATGAATCTCACGAAGTTAACTTCATTAGAACTTGGGAACAACAACCTTCAAGGTCGAATTCCAGATTCAATCTTTAATCTCAAGAATCTTAAACGCCTTGATCTTGCTAGTAACACCTTTAGTGGCAGTGTGGAGTTTGGCAAGTTTGTTAAGCTCAAATATTTAACTATTTTGCGTCTGTCGAATAATCAATTATCCGTAGAAGATGCCAGTGCCAATGCGAGTCTGCCGAAGTTCCAGCTTTTGGGATTATCTTCGTGCAACTTGAACAAGTTTCCAGATTTCGTAAAAAATAAAGATCGATTAGTGTGTTTAGATCTGTCCTACAACAAAATCCATGGCATGGTACCGGAATGGATCTGGGACACGAGCAAATTGAGTCTTGAGTTTCTTTGCCTTTCGAACAACTTTATAACAAGCTTGGGTCAACATCCAATGCCTCTTCCATGGACTCGTCTTCGTGGTTTGGACCTCAGGTCTAATTTGCTTCAAGGGTCACTTCCCATTCCACCAGCCACCATTTCTCATTATTATATTTCAAACAACTCACTGACTGGAAATATTTCGGAATTGACTTGCATTCTCACTTCTATTCGAGTCCTTGATTTGGCAAAAAACAACTTGAGTGGTTCACTTCCTAGATGTATGCAAAACTTTGGTGCTTCTCTCTTAGTGATTGACCTGGAAAGGAACAAATTTCGAGGAAGCATTCCACAAACATGGACACAAGGAACCGAGTTAAGGATAATCAATTTCAGACAGAACAGATTCCAAGGACAGTTACCAAGATCGTTGGTCAAGTGTATGAGGTTGGAGGTTGCTGACTTCAACAATAAATTGCATGATTTATTTCCCTCTTGGTTGGAAAATCTTCCAAATCTAAAGGTTCTCAATTTGCGCTCAAACGTACAACTTCCATGGTCAGATAGGAGCTTCGAAAGCTGGCTATAAGTTTCCCAACTTGCGAGTCATTGACCTTTCCCACAATGGTTTTACTGGGAAACTGCCATTAGAAATTTTTGGAAATTGGAAGCAGCCTCGTGAGTTTGCTAATTCagatattttgtcatatatcCAAGTAAACTCATCTATCGTACCACAAAgatttttgtgtaattcttgGCTCTATGATTATAATTACACGATGACAATGACAAATAAGGGAATCGCTCTCTTTTACGAGAAGGTCCAAGACTTATTCAAAGCCATTGATATCTCGAGCAACAGATTTGGTGGAGAAATTCCAGAATCCATCGGAAATTTAAGGGGGCTTCATTTGCTCAATCTTTCGAATAATGTTCTCACGGGCCACATCCCACAATCATTAGCAAATCTTACAGAGTTGGAATCATTAGACCTTTCTGAAAACAACTTGTCTGGAGAGATCCCACAGCAACTAACACAACTCACCTTCTTGGGATTTTTCAATGTTTCAAACAATCTTCTCACAGGACCTATACCACAAGGGAACCAGTTTGGTACATTTGGAAACAATTCATTTGAGGGGAATTCAGAGTTATGTGGGAGACCTCTCTCAAAGGACTGTGAGGATTCTAATGCTTTGCCAACACCTCCTTCAATCTCTATAGATCAAAGTCAAGAATCGGGATCTGCATTTGAATTTGGTTGGAAAGTTATTGTGGTAGGTTATGCATTTGGACTAGTTGTTGGAGTGACCATTGGGCATATTGTGATTACAAGAAAACGTGATTGGTTCATGAACATCTTTGGAATAAAGCAGCTGGCAAGATGAAGGATGATTTTgatttgtttatggttttatttaTACCTGTGTTTTGGGTTTTTCTTTAGTATTTGTAACTCCTAGGTATTTGATTTGTTATCAtagttttcctccgccataagggAGGACTACTAATAAAATTTAGATATCATCttcttcttaaaaaagaaaaaaagatgaaggATGATATGTGGGATCTAGTCGCTCCTTttaaccttttttattttttattttttattttttaaggggTTGCATCATCTTGAGTGTAATTATGTGTTCACTCCTTTTTAactagagaaatactttagccataaattgattatacaaaagtaatcaCATAAGCTTATGTGACTAGCTTGATATGATTTATCAGATTGCGAAATTACTTTTTGTAAAATAGATTTGATGGATCACATGAaaccattttaatttataagattatttttatgtaatgcCTTTGTAGCTATATCGCTCCTTCAAATAATACTATTTTAggcaaattttatatataatttcgtgtaaaatttctaaataatgAAATTCTATTAAAAGTTTCACAAATATTAATTGACGTCCCACTTGCATGTTCTTTCTCAATCAATGTCAGTAACGTTTATTTTTAGAAATCTTGCATTCCATGTTAAGATCTGGAAGTCAAAAGGCCAGGCCAGCTAACTAAACTACTTGAAAATTTAATCCACCTTCAAAATCTTCATTTATTAACGGTGAAGTACCCGTCTTGATCATGTTTGGCTTAATTTGGTCAtttacagaaaaagaaaataccatGGAAGCaagcaataaattaaatattggtTGAAGCATATGTCAACTTCAAGTGAGAAAGTGTCTATATTGTCACATGCCGACATAAGGATTCTCGTAGCACTGGAAGTAGGAGTGGCAATCTattacacgacccgttaacccgaCACAAACAAGACATGATAATAGCTTGTTAGAGTTTAATCTtaacgggttcgggtcaaaacgggctaacccgttaagacacgattgtttaacgggttgataacgggtcaacccattatgacacgttaagaaagttaaaattacaattataccatttttattgtttggattgtaaatttggacttgtaattagttttctaatttttataaatattatgattttaacatttagataaaattatactaaatttaatcaggtcaaacggGTTAATTTCAGacttattcaacccatttacataaaatattttgaaacggGTTGTATTATGTCGTGTTAACCTAGtttgtaatattcactaatgagTCAAAATGAATTGACATAATACAAcatgttatgttaatgggtcgggttagggttgacttatatagtataatatacatgttttgacacgacatgaacacgacccgttaatatAATTTGACACCCCTAACTGGAAGTTCCCATTTGTCCTATTAAGAGAAGATTGTCCCAATTGATTAAGTGGACACGACCAACTATGGGGTGGTTCAAGCGGCCATTAATGGCAAAGATAAAGTGCCATGGCAATGCTACCCTACTCTGCATACCGTGCAACGCTATACCATGACACTAGCACAGTGCCAGGGTAGCATTACACCCTCGTTGCCTGCGTGCATTGCACCCAACTGGTGCATGCCGCGCCATGGGCAATGCTGCACCTACTTGTTGTGTGCAATATCAACATGTTTTGCCTCTGCCATCTTTTACCCCAAGGCACAACTTGCAGTGGTGCTGCCACCTACAATAGAGGACGATGTTTACAGTCCAAATATGCACATATCTAAATCCGTAGTAGAGCCTATGGCTCCATGTTGTTATGTGGCTCATGTGTAGCAAAGGTGGCCCCACCACACCTTGGGTGCTCCCCTCACCTCCAAGTGCTCATTACACTAAGTTGGTGAGCATAGCATCACAAGCAGTACCTCGTAGTACTACGCTTACTATGCTTGGCACCCATGCGGTCTACGTTGTAGTGCCTGCAACAATGTCCATGTGTGCACACAATGCTATTATGTTGTGCGTTACTGTGCTAATAGCAATCTTTAGGCCATCAGGGTTGTTTTACTGCATAGAGCTGCACCACCCTTATCTAGAAGATATTGCCAAAAAATTTTCTCCAAGAATGAAACAATTATTGAAATAATAAAAGATCATAATCTagacaaataaataataagtgagatttttgagagagtaggcttttttttttttttttttttttaagtttttaatagGATAAATTGTCTTCATACTAAAGACATTTTTAagaaaactatatattattttgaaaatgttttagagGCTGTAGCTCCCCAGGCTCTAGCCCTCAATGTAGTTCTACCCCTGGATCGATGGTTGCTAACTCCATAAATGATCTAAAGCCAAGCACCTTATTCAAGCCTCCTTAATTGCTTagggctagctagctaggcctAGGTATGTAGAACAAAGCAAGAATTTTATACATGACATGATGAATGCATCTTATATAtatctcaattcactattcTTTCAAGACCTTTTTTTAGAGGGTAATGATATCCTTACTACTTCCCACTACTCCTTTACTACCCAAGCCTACatggctttatttttttcatttctgcTCTGCCTATCCCTTCTGCTCTACTCTATCTAAGATTTGATTTAGATTCTAACAATCCCTCCACTTTGAAAATTCCTTCgttttctccttttgaaattcaaaaccaCAACCTCAGGCTTTCATTCTTGCACCTCTCCTCCTCTCAATCTCGAACCCAATTTTGGCCCACTTCTACTCTCAGGCTCGACCAAGTTTCTTTAGTGTTTTATGTAGTGTAATGTTGACTTGTTATTTGTTTATCTCTTTGAGGGATTTTTGGAATGGGTCATCAGTATTGGAAAGAGTATGAATGGCATTCTCACTTCTCTTCAAGTCCTTGATCATGTGGCGTATAATAAGTCATTGATCATGAATGCTTGCACGCACAACTAAagtgattatttatatatcagtATTGCTCTACTTGCAATGAAACGAATTTCATGCATGCATTCCACAAATTTGTACAACCAGAAGCCTGAGTTGGAACAACAAAGTCCAAGGGCAGCTACGTACCAAAGTCATTGACCATTAATTGTATGTCCGTAAGACGTGCCTTGGTATGGTAGATCATATCAAGTTCAAGATCTCGGTGAAACCcaataattcaaattattcaATGGTTTGCATAACTGCTCCCCactttcccttcattttctttGGTCTAATTCAAGTCATCAAACAAACTTTGAATAATGGTTATAACTCTGTTCAACTCGTCGACTAAAAGAAAGTAGGATAGAAGACTAAGATCTCGCCTGTTTTCATATCcgttctcatttcatctcatataataattacaatttttctaaattttcacacaaaataaaataaataatttaattttttcaaatctcaaaataaaaataatattaaaaaaatatactaaaaatattttattcaacttttatctcaacttatttcatttcatttaatctcatctgtgaaaaaaatgatggtttgaaaaaaaatttccatGAGTTTATTGTGCATTTGATGTCTTTATCGAAACATATATGcttgctatttttttatgtagCTTGTGTTGTCCCAGAAATTTAGAAATCGGCCCAAGTGCAATAGACCCCCACTCCAGTCTATAAAAATAGAAGCTCTAAGATTCTATGCACCCAATAGATCAACAATATGGGTTTATTGCTTTTTCCGTTCATCTTAGCAAGATTATCATTGCTAATACCTCAAAAAGGTGAACTGAAAAACCTTTTAAATCAACGTGTCTGTCAAAAATGTCCTCAACACTCTTGATTTTAATGCTATACTTGTCAAATGTACTAgcaagttttaaaatatatatacatatctgTGAGTTAATCTAAGTtgctttaaaattataatactcaGACTCAAATTTGGAAGTACTTAATCCTTGCATtacacaaaaagaagaagaagcatatCTTCTTTTATTTCCCACAATATTCTCAAAGGCAAAATAATGGTTTAACTCTATGAATTAGTCATTCCCTTCAACTTCTGGGAAAATATAGTGCATGCATCCCAATTTCACTCAAGACCTTTTAGAGGTTTTTACAATAATGGTGGTCTAAGGCTATCTAACACTAATAAGAATCGTCAATTGTTTCCAACCATTGCTCATGGTAGAGATTAATGTGTCATAAAAGTTGCATACCCAATCTTTAAACTTTCTTCTCGGTCAGAAAATTAGAACAAAATTAATTTGAACTGCACACACTTCTAAAAAATTCTCCACATCAACCTAAAttagaacaaaaataattaacacaGGTCACAAAATCGAAAATACACTAAGCTTCATAATTATCTATTGCGCCATaatatctaattattaatttctaacttaatttttattaaaatttatatcataTGATAGATTGGAATAAGACtgggttttggttttaaaatataacatgggctagttttaaaaagttaatttgaaaaataggcCCGTTTTGACTCTAGATGaaaagatttattttaaaacaagcCCTTATATGTTTCTAACCCAAGAGGGTTTGCCAAAAAAGGACCCGCAACAGTACATCTTCTTACGGTTACTATTCATGTAACAGAAGAAATAGAATTCAGGCCATAGCCGCAGTGCACTCAGCCATTAATGCCAATGCGGAAGCTCTTGGCAGAGACAAAGCGCCATGGCAATGATGCCTACTCGGCATACCGTACAACGTTGTACCATGACACTGGCATAGTACCAGGCATTACGCTTTTGCTACCTACGTGCGTTGCACCCAGCTGGTGCATGCTGCGCCATGGGCGACGTTGCACCTAGCTAGTGTGCTAATAGCAACCTTTGGGCCATCAGGGTTGTTTTACTACATAGAGCGGCACCACCCTTGTCATGAAAATAttgccaaaaaaaattattaaaatactaGAAGATCAAAATCTAGAAAAATATAGTTCTGCTAGGTACAAGCGGGGGCTAATCGGTGTACATAGGAGGTTacgtggaataaaaaaaaaaatgaaaacaaaaagtaaaaaagagaaAGCAAAGAAAGACCACATTTCGAATGTAAACTAGAGCACACCTTCGCCTTTAagacctctctctttctctttctctttcttcttctgatTCTACTTTCATGGGTTTGGTTTTATTGgctcatctcttttttttccttgagaaactgtaaaaaaattaaagaggcaACTGAACAGAGATATAGCTTTCTTTGATTATCTTGTTTGGgctagttttgtatttttttggcctaggatttaaaaataaataaataataataaaaaattgaaacgaaacaaaattgaaaaatgcaaCCGATGGAGAGCACTTGGCTGCAAACAAAAAATGcacaaatgttaaaaaaaatacactggGTTGCCGATGGTGAGACACTTTTCTTTGTCTTCATGGCTGGAACTTCTCTTCTCCGTGCGTAACCGATGGAGTGACAAATTTTGTGGGTTTGTATTGTCGATTTGTGCACCGTGTGTTGGAGGTTGTCTTTGTCACCATGGAGCTTCGATTTGTTCATCGTGGGGTTTCAGATCATCTTTGTGCGTTAATCGAGCTTCAACAACAGCTATGGGAAAAACATTTTCAACAATTTCTCTATACATTTCCTAGGCAGATCCACTATAGAACCCAATCTATCCTACTCTACGTTTCCCTCTCAAAAACCAGGAAAAATGAAATAGAACAAATAAATAGGTAGTCTCAATATCAAATAGTGTTAAAGCTACATCTTCACACCCAGTACATGCAACGTCCACCACCAACGATGGTGCGCATGCAGCAGACCACAACACGTCCGTAGTCCATGCACCCCATGTGGCCCCTGCACCCACCAAGCTGCCTGCAACTAACCATCTACTATAGCACTCACACTGCACTGTCAGTGTACAACCTCTGCTAACCGTAGTATTCATCTTTGTCCTTGTCTGAACAATGCACATATAAATAGAGGCTAAATCCTACTGTAAAAGATATGTAAAGAATTAcaagaatttatttattgtaacatggtatcagagcaataccaGGACTAACTGTCCACCATGAGCGATACTCCTCCTCCTTTTCCTCCCCCTCCCTCTTCATCAACCTCCCTTCCAAATCTTTCTCATATTATCTCTGTAAAACTCAGTCCCAAGAACTACTTGTTATGGAAGGTGCAAATTGTTCCCTATTTGAaaggccaccacctcttcaaaTTTGTTGATGGCActcatcctcctcctccctccaaATTACCCGATGGCACTCCTAATCCAGCATACGATGAATGGATGCAGCTTGACCAACTTGTCATGTCTGCGTTAATTTTGTCTCTCTCCGAGCCTGTCATGGCTCAAGTTGTAGGATGCCTCTCCGCACGCAATGTCTAGACCTCCCTTGAGAAAACCTTCGCCTCTACATCTCAAGCTCGACTTATCCAAACCCAGTTTCAACTAGCATCTCTTAAAAAGGGCCCCGACTCTATTTCCGTGTACTTTCGGAAAGCTAAATCTCTTGCGGACACTATGAGTGCAGCTGGTCATCCCTTACCATCCCAAGACTTTGTACCATACCTTTTAGCTGGACTTGGCCCAGATTTTGATGCCTTAGTGTCCTCTGTCACTAGTCGCATCGATCATATTTCCACTGAGGAGCTAATGAGTCACCTCCTTGCACATGAGGCACGATTGCAGCATCATGCCGccaatctatctctattttctCCAGAACTCTATGCTAATTTCTCGGCTCATGGTCGAAACAATGGAACCCGAGGACGTAACAATGCTAATCGTGGTTGTGGAGGCCGCTATCCATCAACTCGTGGTCGTGGTTATACAGGTACTTCCTCTAACACTTCACCATCTTCATATACTGATGGTCGCCTTGTTACCGTATACAATTTAGATGTTGTATAGATTATTATTAGCTATTAGCTGTATAGATTATGTTACCATGTATAGATGCTGATTTTTAGGAATTAGTTAGACACAGT
This is a stretch of genomic DNA from Carya illinoinensis cultivar Pawnee chromosome 3, C.illinoinensisPawnee_v1, whole genome shotgun sequence. It encodes these proteins:
- the LOC122304993 gene encoding receptor-like protein 6, which translates into the protein MGLSLFPFMLIRLLSFFSLVHILMLAYASSFTEILCRDDESAALLQFKESFVIINQSKSHDPSAYPKVSSWTLEGDNRDCCLWDAVECDEDTGHVTGLDLSSGRLYGSLAPNSSLFRLVHLQSLNLAYNHFNYSQIPSQVSNLSTLAYLNLSASMFSGQIPLQISQLSNLSSLDLSDNHDLYSGKQLLKLESGLISLVGNLTRLQRLHLNYVNISSVVPRILASLSSLTSIHLQYCGLQGNIPVGIFKLPNLKVLDVAYNEGLTGYLSEFTWSSPLEVLNLAYTSFLGEIPTSIGNLGSLNKLDLRSCNFSGFIPSSLGNLTSLIYLEISNNSFVGKIPSSIGNLIQLSVLDLFINQLIGRIPFELGNLTQLSYLSLGYNLLEGEIPFPLMNLTKLTSLELGNNNLQGRIPDSIFNLKNLKRLDLASNTFSGSVEFGKFVKLKYLTILRLSNNQLSVEDASANASLPKFQLLGLSSCNLNKFPDFVKNKDRLVCLDLSYNKIHGMVPEWIWDTSKLSLEFLCLSNNFITSLGQHPMPLPWTRLRGLDLRSNLLQGSLPIPPATISHYYISNNSLTGNISELTCILTSIRVLDLAKNNLSGSLPRCMQNFGASLLVIDLERNKFRGSIPQTWTQGTELRIINFRQNRFQGQLPRSLVKCMRLEVADFNNKLHDLFPSWLENLPNLKVLNLRSNVQLPWSDRSFESWL
- the LOC122305477 gene encoding putative receptor like protein 25, giving the protein MTMTNKGIALFYEKVQDLFKAIDISSNRFGGEIPESIGNLRGLHLLNLSNNVLTGHIPQSLANLTELESLDLSENNLSGEIPQQLTQLTFLGFFNVSNNLLTGPIPQGNQFGTFGNNSFEGNSELCGRPLSKDCEDSNALPTPPSISIDQSQESGSAFEFGWKVIVVGYAFGLVVGVTIGHIVITRKRDWFMNIFGIKQLAR